Within the Saccharopolyspora gloriosae genome, the region ATGACCGTGCCGTCGAGGATGATGCAGGCCGGTTGCTGTCGGCGGGCCTGCTGCGACGCGTCCTACAGGTCCGGAGCCTGCCCTGCCAGGACGTCGATTTCCTCGTCGAGGTAGCGACCGCCGTGGCTCGGGCCATTCCTGGCCACAGGCCAACCGAGCCACCGACGTGCGATCACGAAACCAGCGCAAACCCCTGGAGCAGCTCAACTTCCGAGCGCTCTGGAGCCGCCCGCTCGGGGTCGATCATGGGCGTCGCCGGCCGCCGGACCGGTACAAGTTGATCATCTAGGGAGGGCACGGCGCCCGACGTGCTCCTAGCTCACGGACGGACCGGTGTGCCCGGCTCTGGAGTGTCACAGCACGGCACTGCGCGCAGGCCGGTCGGCGTCCGTCCGGACGGCTGTCACACAGGTCGGCCCTGCCTGTGCGCGGTGCCGGGAGGGCCGACCTTCGCCGTACGTGCCACCAGCGGACCGCGGAAGCTAACAAGTTCCTGACATCCGCCGCCTAGCTTGGTCGCATGATGAGCACGAAGTTGAAGGGCCTGGTCGTCGGGTGCACGGCGCTGGCAGCGGGATCGCTGACCGCCACGCCCGCCGCGGCCGCCTCCGTCGCCGAGCACCCCATGGCGACCAGCGCGGCGGAACAACAGGCGGTGCGGGACTACTGGACCCCCGAGCGCATCGCCGCGCTCACCGAGCCCTCGTCGGACAACCCGCCCAAAGCCGGGCCGGACGGCGCCCCGTGGACCATTCGCAACGCCCTGCCCACGACCGTGGGACGACTTTTCTTCACCGACCACGGCACGGACGCCAGCTGCACCGCGACCGTGGTGGAGGCGGGCAACCGCAGCACGATCGTCACCGCCGGGCACTGCGTCAACGCCACGGACCTGCTCGGCGAGGACAACCAGTGGACGCGCAACGTGCTGTTCATCCCGGGCTACCACGATGGGCAAGAGCCCTACGGCCGGTTCACCGGCCGGATCGGCTTCGTCGACGAGACCTGGCTGGACAACGACCAGCAGCACGGCGAGATCTACGGCGCCTACGACCAGGCCACCGTGGTGCTCAATCCGAACGAGCGCGGGCAGCGAGCCCAGGACGCGATCGGCGCCGCCCAGCGCATCGGCTTCGACGAGCCGGGCGAGGGCACCGCGACGTCGTTCGGATATCCCCGCGCCTCTTCGGATCCCGCGCGGGACGGCCTGCCCGAATACATCGGCGAGCGGCTCGCCTACTGCCAGGGACCGGCGAAGGAGTACCTCGGTACTCCCGAAAACCCGGCGGCGCCAGGGCAATGGGGGCCGTCCTGCGTCATGGGCGGCGGCTCCAGCGGCGGACCCCGGTTCTCCGAACTGTCCGCGGAGACCGGTATCGGCACGGTCGTCGGCGCCAACACCCAGAGCGGCTCCTTCGACAGCGCCGGGAACCCGTGCCCTTCCGGCGAGCAGGAGGAATGCACCCGGCACCTGGTGGGGCCGCAGTTCACCACCGAGATCACCGAGCCGCTCCACCAATCGGCCGAGAAGGCCTGGTGATCCATGTCGGCCGCCGCAAGGAGTGCGTTTCGCGTACGGGTGCCGGTGTCGAGGACCTTGGCCCACGCCCGGACGGTCGCACGGCAGTGGTCGTGCATCCGGTAGAACGGCGGGATGCGGGTTCGGGCGATCACTCCGGAGAAGTTGACGGGCGAGCTCGCCGACGTCCTCGACGGGGAGCGGCGGCGGTGGGTCCGGGTCGCCGTGGACGGGGCGGCGGCCGCGGGCACGGCGCGTTTCGCCGATGAGCTGGTGGAACCGCTGCGGGTGCGCGGCCGCGAAGTGGTGCGGGTGCGCATGGACGGGTACGTGCGCCCGGCTTCGCTGCGGTTCGAGCACGGACGGGACGACCCGGATTCGTTCTACGAGAGCTGGTTCGACCTCGCCGGGCTGAGCCGCGAGGTGCTCGACCCGCTGGCCGACGGCGGCACCGGCGAGGTGCTGCCCGCGCTGTGGGACGCCACGACCGACCGCTCCCCCAGGCTCGACCGGGTGCGGCTGCCGGAGCGCGGCGTGGTGCTCGTGGACGGTCCGCTGCTGCTCGGCGCGGGCCTGCCGTTCGACCGCACGGTGCACCTGTGGCTGCCGGGAGGTTCGCTCGCGCGGCACACCGCCGAGGCCGACCGGTGGACGCTGCCCGCCTTCGACCGCTACAGCGCCGAAGTCGCCCCGGAACGCCTCGCCGACCACGTCATCCGCGTCGACCGCCCCGGCCATCCGGCCGTCGTGGACGAGGTGGACTGACCTGCCGCATCCGCCGCGTTGGCACAATTCCACTCGCCGCGAAGAGCCCCCGCTCAGCTCGCCGGGCGCCGGTCCAACGAGGGCACGGCGGCCAACAGTGTCTTCGTGTACTCGTGCTGCGGGTCGAGCAGGACCTGCTCCACGGTGCCGAGCTCCACGATCTCGCCCCGGTACATCACCGCCACCCGGTCGGCGATGTTCCACGCCAGCCCCAGATCGTGCGTGATGACCAAAGTGGACAGTCCTCGTTCGACGCGCAATCGCAGCAGCAGCGCCAAGATCTCGCCGCGCACCGTCGCGTCCAGCGAAGCCACCGGTTCGTCCGCGACTAGCACCTTCGGTGCCAGCACCAACGCCCCCGCGATCACCACGCGCTGCCGCTGCCCACCGGAGAGCTCGTGCGGGAACCGGGACAGGAACTTCGACGCGGGCCGCAGCTCCGCCGCCTCCAGCGCTTCGGTCACCTTCGCCGCCTCGTCGGCGACGTCCCCGTGGATGCGCAGGCCCTCCGCGACCGCCTCGTAGACGGTGTTGCGCGGGTTGAGCGCCCCGGTCGGGTCCTGCAGTACCAGCTGCACCTGCCGCCGGTACTCGCGCAGGCCCGCGCTGGTGGCGGGCAGCACCTTCCCGTCGAACCGCACCACGCCCGACGTAGGCTGTTGCAGGCCGAGCAGCGTGCGCGCCAGCGTCGTCTTGCCCGATCCGGACTGCCCGACGAGCGCGACGATCTCGTCCGCACCGACCTCCAGGTCCACCACGCGCACCGCCCGCACCGGCGGTCCGGAGCGCGCCGGGAAGGTCACCGACACGTCCTCCGCCGCCAGCAGCGCCTTCCCGGTGCGCTGGGAAGAGCCGACCAAGCGGAACTTCGGGTCGCCGACGGTGGGGAACGCCTCGGCCAACGCCCGGCTGTGCTCGTGCTCCGGGGAGCCCATGACCTGGCGCGACGACCCCTGCTCGACGATGCGGCCGTCCTGCATCACCGCGATCCGGGAACAGCTCGACGCGAGCACCGACAGGTCGTGGCTGATCATCAGCAGCGCGATCCCGCGCTCCGCGACGAGCCGGCCCAGCAGCGCCAGCACCTGGGCCTGCACCACCACGTCCAGCGCCGTCGTCGGCTCATCGGCGATGATCAGCCGCGGTTCGCAGGCCAGCGCCATCGCGATCATCACGCGCTGCTTCTGCCCGCCGGAGAGCTCGTGCGGATACGCGCCCGCGCGGCTCGCGGGCAGCTCCACCGATTCCAGCAGTTCCGCGACCCGGCCGGTCAGGTCGCCGGAGGCCGTGCCGTGCAACCGCATCGGCTCCGCGATCTGCGCACCGACGGTCTGCACCGGGTTCAGCGCGTGCATCGCGCCCTGGAACACCACCGACGCCGTGGCCCACCGGGCCGCGCGCAGCTGCCCGAACGACAGGCTCCGCACGTCCTTCCCGTCGAGCAGCACCTCGCCGTCGAGCACCGCCGAACGCGGCAGCAGGCGCAGCACCGACATCGCCAGCGTCGTCTTGCCGCAGCCGGACTCCCCGGCGAGGCCGAGCGTGTCCCCCGGCTCCAGCTCCAAGTCCACGTCGTGCACTGCGGGCACCGGACCGTCCGCGCCTCGGTAGGAGATCGACGTACCCCGCAGGGTCAGGATCGGGCTCATCGCTTCCCCCGCAGCCTCGGGTTGAACACCGCTTCCATCGCCCTTCCGCACAGCGTGAAGCTCAGCACCACCAGCACGATCCCGACGCCCGGCGGCAGCAGGTACCACCAGGCGCCGCCGGTGACCGCGCCGGTGTCCATCGCCGACTTCAGCATCGAACCCCACGAAACCCGGCTCGGATCACCGAGTCCGAGGAACGACAGGGTGGACTCCATGATGATCGCGCTGGCCACCGACAACGTGGTGTTCGCGAACACCAGCGGCAGCACCGCGGGCAGCACGTGCCTGCCGATGACGTGGCGATGCCCGCCGCCGAGCACCTTCGCCCGCTCGATGTAGGGCCGCGCCTCCACGGTCAGCGTCTGCGCCCGCACCAGCCGGGCCGTCGTCGGCCACGAGGTCACGCCGATCGCGAGCACGATCGTCGGCAACCCGCGCGCCAGCACCGTCGACAACGCGATGGCCAGCACCAGCGCGGGCAGCACCAGGAAGAAGTCGGTGAACCGCATCAGCAGCGTCGAGGTCCAGCCGCCGAAGTGCGCGGCGAGCACGCCCACGACCGTGCCGATCACCACCGACAGCACCGCCGCGGCCAGCCCCACCAGCAGCGACACCCGCGCGCCCCACCAGGTCAGCAGCAGCACCGACCGGCCCGACTCGTCGGTGCCCAGCCAGTTCGCCGCACTCGGCGGCTGCAATCCCTCGCCGGTCACCTTGGTGACGTCCAGCCCGGTCTGGTCGGTCAACAGCGGTGCCAGCAACGCCAGTGCGGCGATCACCACCAGCAGCACCAGCCCGATCAGACCGCCTCGATCGGCGCGGAACACCCGCCAGGACTCGGCCGCCGCGGCCCGCCGCCGAGCCCGCACGAGCTGCGCGGGGCTCGGAGCGTCCGCTTCCCGCGGCGGAGCCGGTTCGGTGGCCGTCATGCCGCACGCACCCTCGGGTCCAGAACCCGGTAGAGCAGGTCCGCCACCACGTTCATCACGATCACACTCCCCGCCAGCACGATGAACGTGCCCTGCAGCAGCGGCAGGTCCGGCACGCGCAACGCCTCGAAGGTCAGCAGCCCCAGACCGGGCCACGAGTACACCGTCTCCACCGTGATCGCGCCGCCGACCACCAGCCCCAAGTGCAGGAAGATCAACGTCACGGTCGGCAGCAGCGCGTTCGGCACCGCGTGCCTGCGCCGCACCAGGTCCTCCCGCAGGCCCTTCGCGCGGGCCGTGGTGAGGTAGTCCGCGCCCATCTCCTCCAGCAGCGAGGACCGCATCACCATCAGGTACTGCGCGTAGATCACCGCGACCATCGTCAGCGACGGCAGCACCAGGTGCCGCGCCACGTCCAGCACCTGCGGGATCAGCTCCGCCGGGGTGTCCGGCGAAGACATGCCGCCGACCGGGAACAACCCGGGAATCGGGCCGACCCCGACGCCGAACACCATGAGCACGATCAGCCCGAGCCAGAACGTCGGCACCGACCACAAGGTCAGCGCGATCGAAGTCGAGGCCTTGTCGAACCCGCCGCCGTGCCGCCACGCCGCCCGCGTTCCGATCCACAGCCCGAGCACGACCGCCAGCACCGTCGCCGTGCCCACCAACAGCACCGTCGGCCAGAACCGCTCGGCGATCAGCTCCGCCACCGGCCGGCTGTAGGTGTAGGAGGTGCCGAGGTCACCGCGCAGCAGCGCGCCGAGGAAGTCCAGGAACTGCTTCCACAGGGGCTGATCCAGCCCGAACCGCTGCCGCAACTGCTCGATCTGCTCGGCCGAGACCGGAGCGCCGCGCGTCATGGTGCGCACCGGGTCGCCGGGCAGCACCCGGAACAGGAAGAACCCGAGCACCGCCACGAGGAACACGCTCACCAGCCCGCCGCCGAGCTTGCGCGCGATGTAGCCGGGCCAGCCGCCACCGGAGCGGACGTGCCCGGATGGGACGTGCTCCGCGCGGTCTTCGGCCTCGGCCGTCGAGTCGGCCATGCGTCACTCCCGTTCGTCGACGGTGGCTCGCCGGTGCCGCACCACCAGCAGGATCACCACTCCGGCGATCACCACGATCCCGACCAGCACCCACGCGACCGTTCCGTAGTCGGTGTCCTGCGAGTTCATCGCGGCCGGGGTGGGCTGCGCGCCGTAGTAACCCCAATAGCCCTGCTGCCCGGTGATGACCCCCTCAGCGGCGGGCTGCGTGGTGAAGCCGCTGTAGCGGTCGCTGCGGTGCGCCTCCAGTGAGTTCTGGTAGTACAGCACCGATGCGGTCGCCTGGTCGTAGAACCGCCGCTGCGCCTGCTTGACCAGGTCGATCCGCTTCGCCGGGTCGAACTCGCCGAGCTGCCGCGCGTAGAGGTCGTCGTACTGCTGGTCGCACAGGAACGAGTCGGGCGTACCGCCGCCTTCGGGGCTCGGCCGGGAGCCGCAGGTCTGCAACCGCAGCACGTAGTCCGGGTCCGGGTTCGCCGACCAGCCGGAGATCGCCAGGTCGAAGTCACCCGCGGTGGTGCGGTCGTTGACCTGGTTGTCCGAGACCGGTTCCAGCTCGACGGCGATGCCGACGTCGGCCAGCCAACGCTTCACGAACTCACCGACCTGCGCGTCCGCCGAGGTGCTCGCGTGCAGCATGAACCCGAGGTTCAACGGCTCGCCCTGCGGTGTGCGGCGAATTCCGTCCGGCCCGCGCCGATAGCCGGCCGCGTCGAGCTGCGCGTTGGCAGCGGCCGGGTCGAATCCGCGCGGCTGCGGCGGCGTCCAGTGGTAGTCGTCGAAGATCGGCGGCAGGTAGCCGCCGCCGACCTGCCCGTAACCGTTGAGCACCCGATCCACCAGGGCCTGCTTGTTGATGGCCTGATCGATCGCGCGGCGCACTCGCACGTCCCGCAACGCCGGATGCCCGGTGCCGATGGGAGCGCCCGCGCTGTTGGCCGCGCCCGGGTTGATCAGCATTTCGAAGAACCGGCGCCCCTGGCCCTTGACCTGCTCGACGTCCGGCTCGTCGGCCAGCGCGTCGAACTGCGCGGGAGTGAGCTTCTGCGCGACGTCCACTTCGCCCTTGCGCAGCGCCTGCACCGACGCGTCGGTGTTCTTGAACTGCACGAACTGCAACTCGGAGACCTTCGGCGGCCCCCGCCAGAACCGCGGGTTCGCGCGCAGCATGGCGTACTGCTCCGGCTCGTACTCGGTGAGTTCGAACGGCCCGGAACCCACCACCGGCATCCGGTCGTTGGCGAACCCGGCGACGTCGTCGACCTTCGACCACACGTGCTCGGGCACGATCGGCGCGTCGATAGCCAGCATCGTCGACTGCGGAGTCTTGGTGCGGATCACCAGCGTGCCGTCGTCCGGTGCCGAGACCGATTCGAAGTTCTCCACGAAGTTGCCGTTCGCGGTGGCCGCGGCGGGATCATGCATCATCCGGTCGTAGGTGTAGGCCGCGTCGCGGGCCGTCACCGGCTGCCCGTCGGTCCACTGCACGCCGGGGCGGATGTGGAAAGTCCAGGTCAGCTTGTCCGGCGAGGTCTCCCAGCGCTCCGCCAGCTCGGGCGTGGCCGAGAAGTCCTGCGGGCTGTAGGTGGTCAGCGTGGGGTAGATCAGCCGGAACAGGTCCGTGGCCGCCAGCGAGTACCCGAGGAACGGGTTGAGCGAGTCGATCTGCTGCGGCACCGCGACCCGCAGCTTCGCCGCACCACCCGCCGAAGGCTGCGCGATGGCGGCGTTCGGCATGAGCAACCCGCCCAGGACGACCAGCGCAACGAGGATTTTCCGGCCCACGAAGCACCCACCCTTCTCCAGAAGTGAGGAGAAAGAACCATCCCCGGGTGCGGTTCGTCAATGCTTCACCGGCCGTGCCGCAGGACGGCTAACGGAGTGTGTACCCAACCGTTACGCAACACCGGATCGGACGGCGCCCACCTGCACGATCACTCCGCCCATGGAACTCGTCCGGTTCACCGCGCGCGTCGATCAGGCGTCTTGTCAGCCGCGCAGCCACCGAGCAGTGACCACCTGCGCAGCCGGACCATCGTCAGATTCTTGGCGGCCTTCTCACGAAGACGACGATTTCGCCGACCCGAGGGCTACTTGAGAAATCGATCCCCGGCGAGTGAAACGACCGGATTCAGTGTTCGCCCCAGCGGGCCTGCTGCCACCGCACCGCTTCCGGACGAGCACCGTCGACGACGTACTCCAGCAATCCGGCGCGCAGGGCGCGGAAGGCGAGCACGGAGTCCTTCGGGAACAGCAGCGCGCTGCCCGTGTCGAAGCGCAGCTTCGGCGCCCCCGGCAGCGGCTCCTGGTTGTGGCTGTGCCAGGAGGTGAGGTCGCCCTCCTCGGACTCCTCGGTGTAGTTGAGCACGCCCACCTCGGCCTCCGGATCGGTCACGACCCGCA harbors:
- the nikE gene encoding ABC transporter ATP-binding protein is translated as MSPILTLRGTSISYRGADGPVPAVHDVDLELEPGDTLGLAGESGCGKTTLAMSVLRLLPRSAVLDGEVLLDGKDVRSLSFGQLRAARWATASVVFQGAMHALNPVQTVGAQIAEPMRLHGTASGDLTGRVAELLESVELPASRAGAYPHELSGGQKQRVMIAMALACEPRLIIADEPTTALDVVVQAQVLALLGRLVAERGIALLMISHDLSVLASSCSRIAVMQDGRIVEQGSSRQVMGSPEHEHSRALAEAFPTVGDPKFRLVGSSQRTGKALLAAEDVSVTFPARSGPPVRAVRVVDLEVGADEIVALVGQSGSGKTTLARTLLGLQQPTSGVVRFDGKVLPATSAGLREYRRQVQLVLQDPTGALNPRNTVYEAVAEGLRIHGDVADEAAKVTEALEAAELRPASKFLSRFPHELSGGQRQRVVIAGALVLAPKVLVADEPVASLDATVRGEILALLLRLRVERGLSTLVITHDLGLAWNIADRVAVMYRGEIVELGTVEQVLLDPQHEYTKTLLAAVPSLDRRPAS
- a CDS encoding uridine kinase — its product is MRVRAITPEKLTGELADVLDGERRRWVRVAVDGAAAAGTARFADELVEPLRVRGREVVRVRMDGYVRPASLRFEHGRDDPDSFYESWFDLAGLSREVLDPLADGGTGEVLPALWDATTDRSPRLDRVRLPERGVVLVDGPLLLGAGLPFDRTVHLWLPGGSLARHTAEADRWTLPAFDRYSAEVAPERLADHVIRVDRPGHPAVVDEVD
- a CDS encoding ABC transporter permease; this encodes MTATEPAPPREADAPSPAQLVRARRRAAAAESWRVFRADRGGLIGLVLLVVIAALALLAPLLTDQTGLDVTKVTGEGLQPPSAANWLGTDESGRSVLLLTWWGARVSLLVGLAAAVLSVVIGTVVGVLAAHFGGWTSTLLMRFTDFFLVLPALVLAIALSTVLARGLPTIVLAIGVTSWPTTARLVRAQTLTVEARPYIERAKVLGGGHRHVIGRHVLPAVLPLVFANTTLSVASAIIMESTLSFLGLGDPSRVSWGSMLKSAMDTGAVTGGAWWYLLPPGVGIVLVVLSFTLCGRAMEAVFNPRLRGKR
- a CDS encoding ABC transporter substrate-binding protein, yielding MGRKILVALVVLGGLLMPNAAIAQPSAGGAAKLRVAVPQQIDSLNPFLGYSLAATDLFRLIYPTLTTYSPQDFSATPELAERWETSPDKLTWTFHIRPGVQWTDGQPVTARDAAYTYDRMMHDPAAATANGNFVENFESVSAPDDGTLVIRTKTPQSTMLAIDAPIVPEHVWSKVDDVAGFANDRMPVVGSGPFELTEYEPEQYAMLRANPRFWRGPPKVSELQFVQFKNTDASVQALRKGEVDVAQKLTPAQFDALADEPDVEQVKGQGRRFFEMLINPGAANSAGAPIGTGHPALRDVRVRRAIDQAINKQALVDRVLNGYGQVGGGYLPPIFDDYHWTPPQPRGFDPAAANAQLDAAGYRRGPDGIRRTPQGEPLNLGFMLHASTSADAQVGEFVKRWLADVGIAVELEPVSDNQVNDRTTAGDFDLAISGWSANPDPDYVLRLQTCGSRPSPEGGGTPDSFLCDQQYDDLYARQLGEFDPAKRIDLVKQAQRRFYDQATASVLYYQNSLEAHRSDRYSGFTTQPAAEGVITGQQGYWGYYGAQPTPAAMNSQDTDYGTVAWVLVGIVVIAGVVILLVVRHRRATVDERE
- a CDS encoding serine protease translates to MMSTKLKGLVVGCTALAAGSLTATPAAAASVAEHPMATSAAEQQAVRDYWTPERIAALTEPSSDNPPKAGPDGAPWTIRNALPTTVGRLFFTDHGTDASCTATVVEAGNRSTIVTAGHCVNATDLLGEDNQWTRNVLFIPGYHDGQEPYGRFTGRIGFVDETWLDNDQQHGEIYGAYDQATVVLNPNERGQRAQDAIGAAQRIGFDEPGEGTATSFGYPRASSDPARDGLPEYIGERLAYCQGPAKEYLGTPENPAAPGQWGPSCVMGGGSSGGPRFSELSAETGIGTVVGANTQSGSFDSAGNPCPSGEQEECTRHLVGPQFTTEITEPLHQSAEKAW
- a CDS encoding ABC transporter permease; the protein is MADSTAEAEDRAEHVPSGHVRSGGGWPGYIARKLGGGLVSVFLVAVLGFFLFRVLPGDPVRTMTRGAPVSAEQIEQLRQRFGLDQPLWKQFLDFLGALLRGDLGTSYTYSRPVAELIAERFWPTVLLVGTATVLAVVLGLWIGTRAAWRHGGGFDKASTSIALTLWSVPTFWLGLIVLMVFGVGVGPIPGLFPVGGMSSPDTPAELIPQVLDVARHLVLPSLTMVAVIYAQYLMVMRSSLLEEMGADYLTTARAKGLREDLVRRRHAVPNALLPTVTLIFLHLGLVVGGAITVETVYSWPGLGLLTFEALRVPDLPLLQGTFIVLAGSVIVMNVVADLLYRVLDPRVRAA